From one Coffea eugenioides isolate CCC68of chromosome 11, Ceug_1.0, whole genome shotgun sequence genomic stretch:
- the LOC113751598 gene encoding protein yippee-like yields MGRLFVVSLEGKIYCCKHCGTHLALWEDIVSKSFHCRHGKAYLFNKVANVTAGEKEERMMMTGLHTVADIFCVRCGSIVGWKYETAHEKSQKYKEGKSVLERFKISGPDGSNYWTSHEAYVGGSDADDV; encoded by the exons atgGGAAGGCTGTTTGTGGTGAGTCTTGAAGGGAAGATCTATTGCTGCAAGCACTGTGGTACCCATCTTGCCCTTTGGGAAGACATCGTTTCCAAg TCTTTCCACTGCAGGCATGGGAAGGCTTATCTCTTCAATAAGGT AGCAAATGTAACTGCTggagagaaagaagaaagaatgaTGATGACTGGACTGCACACTGTTGCTGACATTTTCTGTGTCCGTTGTGGGTCCATTGTTGGATGGAAATAT GAAACTGCCCATGAAAAGAGTCAGAAGTACAAGGAAGGGAAATCTGTACTTGAACG GTTTAAGATTTCAGGTCCCGATGGGAGCAACTATTGGACGAGCCATGAAGCATATGTAGGAGGAAGTGACGCCGATGATGTTTGA
- the LOC113751420 gene encoding arginyl-tRNA--protein transferase 1-like yields LPAESGRKHSCLNKIFVTSQGKRRQLEIRLRRSSYDPEEYSLYRKYQLRVHNDTPDQVSEFSYRRFLVDTPLIFVPPTGDGTVPPCGFGSFHQQYLIDGQLVAVGVIDILPKCLSSKYLFWDPDLAFLSLGKYSALEEIRWVKENQVHCPSLQYYYLGYYIHSCNKMRYKAAYRPSELLCPLRYQWIPFDVAKPLLDRKRYVVLSDFASLTKGEPLPPTTLQNHMEDLHGDLFSECKDDVFIHEDVEMIELDSEDSDVDSEPETSSSPPAAAEDGDVGNILIGMKSLRLRFKDLCQAFGSSERRYMETQLQRYMRAVGAELSERIVYQPDLPLTRMQEIDE; encoded by the exons CTACCTGCAGAAAGTGGTAGGAAACATAGCTGCTTGAATAAAATCTTTGTAACTTCTCAAGGCAAAAGAAGGCAGCTTGAGATTCGTTTGAGAAGGTCCAGTTATGATCCTGAAGAATATTCCTTGTACAGGAAGTACCAACTTAGAGTGCATAATGATACTCCCGATCAGGTCTCTGAATTCTCATACAGGAGATTTCTGGTTGATACTCCCTTAATATTTGTTCCTCCTACTGGAGATGGTACAGTTCCCCCTTGTGGCTTTGGTTCTTTCCATCAGCAGTACCTGATCGACGGGCAGCTAGTTGCAGTTGGTGTAATAGATATTCTTCCTAAATGTTTGTCTAGTAAATATTTATTCTGGGACCCAGaccttgccttcttatcactaGGTAAGTATTCAGCCCTGGAAGAAATAAGATGGGTGAAAGAGAATCAAGTACATTGTCCCAGTCTACAATACTATTATCTTGGTTATTACATTCACTCATGCAACAAGATGAGATACAAAGCAGCTTATCGACCCTCTGAACTCCTTTGCCCTCTTCGCTATCA GTGGATTCCATTTGATGTTGCGAAGCCCCTGCTTGACAGGAAAAGATATGTTGTTTTATCTGATTTTGCCTCATTAACAAAGGGGGAGCCGTTGCCGCCTACCACTCTTCAAAACCATATGGAAGATCTCCATGGTGATCTCTTCAGTGAATGCAAAGATGATGTATTTATTCATGAGGACGTGGAaatgattgaacttgattctGAAGATTCTGATGTTGACTCAGAGCCAGAAACTAGTTCTTCACCACCTGCAGCAGCTGAAGATGGAGATGTTGGTAATATCTTGATTGGTATGAAGTCATTGCGGTTACGATTTAAG GACCTGTGTCAAGCTTTTGGTTCCAGCGAAAGGAGGTACATGGAAACCCAATTGCAGAGATACATGAGAGCTGTTGGTGCCGAACTCTCTGAGCGCATTGTGTATCAGCCTGATCTGCCATTGACAAGAATGCAAGAAATAGACGAGTGA
- the LOC113751419 gene encoding protein ALP1-like, whose product MPRLRRRALKGLQKDPSRSTSTAESACGENDLQLCITNYCRDNLTPFHGMNLADHSDDELIFLAFLLLGLALFDPLLHIPRRRYRDSALSRQQWVIELINGHRDRIFENLRMDVPLFLHLCNLLVEQNYWQQHPTLRVGIHESKAIALVCLSHNECHRLLSEHFKHSPETVDQLVRRCLRALVRLGRDIIRPRNYNETHPRILNSEMFYPWFKDCVGAIGGTHISAWFTAENRTITRKRRRDLSQHVLAACDHDMRFVYVQCDWEGSAQDARVLQEALVAPESNFPMPPVDKYFLVDATYTNMPGFIAPFRPARGTVQARATKSLFNRRQASLRSVIERSFDVLKMRFPILKGPMQNYLIATQNNIVFACCALHNFMREKVSNDDYFAAGAAAGAIEIEDAYEDGYQVPGLQQINMSQQNMAEWNEVCRAMADHMYLHRHY is encoded by the exons ATGCCCCGACTAAGGAGGCGTGCTTTGAAGG GGTTGCAAAAAGACCCTTCACGCAGTACTTCTACTGCCGAATCAGCTTGTGGAGAAAATGATTTGCAGCTGTGTATTACTAATTACTGCAGGGATAATCTCACACCTTTCCATGGCATGAACTTGGCGGACCACTCCGACGATGAGTTGATTTTCTTAGCATTTTTGCTATTAGGATTAGCTCTGTTTGACCCACTGCTGCACATTCCAAGACGAAGGTATCGCGATAGCGCATTATCTAGGCAACAATGGGTAATCGAGCTTATAAACGGGCATCGGGACAGGATCTTCGAGAACTTGCGCATGGATGTTCCCCTGTTCTTGCACCTGTGTAATTTGTTGGTCGAACAGAATTATTGGCAGCAGCACCCCACACTGAGGGTGGGAATTCACGAGTCAAAGGCTATTGCACTGGTATGCCTTAGCCACAATGAATGCCATCGGCTTCTATCTGAACACTTTAAACATTCCCCGGAGACAGTTGATCAACTTGTGAGGCGTTGCCTTAGAGCATTGGTGCGGCTAGGACGAGATATAATCAGACCAAGGAATTACAATGAAACTCATCCACGGATTCTGAACAGCGAGATGTTTTATCCCTGGTTCAAG GATTGTGTTGGGGCAATAGGCGGAACTCACATCTCAGCCTGGTTCACTGCTGAGAACCGGACCATTACCCGGAAGAGGAGGAGAGACTTATCTCAGCATGTGTTAGCTGCCTGTGATCATGATATGAGATTTGTCTATGTCCAATGTGATTGGGAAGGCAGTGCACAAGATGCACGGGTGCTACAAGAGGCTTTGGTTGCTCCAGAGTCTAACTTTCCCATGCCACCAGTGG ATAAATATTTCCTAGTTGACGCCACATATACCAATATGCCTGGGTTTATAGCACCATTTAGGCCTGCCCGGGGGACAGTACAAGCGCGTGCAACTAAATCCCTTTTCAATCGCCGCCAAGCATCACTTAGAAGCGTGATTGAACGCTCTTTCGATGTCCTGAAAATGCGATTTCCAATACTCAAAGGTCCAATGCAGAATTATCTCATTGCCACTCAAAACAACATTGTCTTTGCTTGTTGTGCTCTCCACAACTTCATGAGGGAGAAAGTGTCGAATGACGACTATTTTGCCGCTGGGGCTGCTGCCGGAGCAATCGAAATCGAAGATGCTTATGAAGATGGTTACCAAGTCCCAGGGTTACAGCAAATTAATATGTCGCAACAAAACATGGCTGAGTGGAATGAGGTGTGTCGGGCAATGGCCGACCATATGTACCTTCATCGACATTACTAA
- the LOC113751417 gene encoding glucan endo-1,3-beta-glucosidase 11-like: MVFTFNDTSLSSITSERLLRAMQSVYSVLCSLNLQDKVSITTAHSLAVLQTSYLPFACRFHPDLTPCLTAILNFHLKTGSPFLINAYPYFAYKANPKQVPLEFVLFQPNSGIVDPATNLHYDNMLFAQIDAVHFAVESLGFKDDAVCVQISETGWPSKGDTDEAEATPENAKKYNGNLINKLVCGKKGTPMRPNADLNIYVFALFNENMKSSPTSERNYGLFKPDDSSAYYIGFNSTGLLSTSSNTSTTPSSTGSSSSSSSSVPLGSSSSSGSTTSSTAVVVS, from the exons ATGGTCTTCACCTTCAACGACACCTCCCTCTCCTCTATCACATCAGAGCGTCTACTCCGGGCTATGCAGAGCGTCTACTCCGTCCTCTGCTCCCTCAACCTCCAGGACAAGGTCTCCATCACCACTGCCCACTCCCTCGCCGTCCTCCAGACCTCCTACCTCCCCTTCGCCTGCAGGTTCCACCCGGACCTCACCCCCTGCTTGACTGCCATCCTCAACTTCCATCTCAAGACCGGCTCCCCTTTCCTCATCAATGCCTACCCCTACTTCGCCTACAAGGCCAACCCCAAGCAGGTCCCTCTGGAGTTCGTCCTTTTCCAGCCCAACTCCGGGATCGT CGATCCCGCCACCAATCTCCACTACGACAACATGCTTTTCGCCCAGATCGACGCCGTCCATTTCGCCGTCGAGTCCTTGGGGTTCAAGGACGACGCGGTGTGCGTCCAGATCTCCGAGACCGGCTGGCCCTCCAAGGGGGACACCGACGAGGCCGAAGCCACTCCGGAGAATGCCAAGAAGTACAACGGCAACCTCATCAACAAGCTGGTGTGCGGGAAGAAGGGGACGCCCATGAGGCCCAACGCCGACTTGAACATCTATGTCTTCGCCCTTTTCAACGAGAACATGAAGTCCAGCCCAACCTCCGAGAGGAACTACGGCCTCTTCAAGCCGGATGACTCCTCGGCCTACTACATTGGCTTCAACAGCACCGGTCTCCTTTCCACTTCCTCCAATACCTCCACTACTCCTAGTAGTACTGGtagtagcagcagcagcagtagtAGTGTTCCTCTtggctcctcctcctcctccggtAGCACCACTTCTTCCACAGCAGTAGTAGTATCATAA